A genomic region of Trifolium pratense cultivar HEN17-A07 linkage group LG3, ARS_RC_1.1, whole genome shotgun sequence contains the following coding sequences:
- the LOC123914246 gene encoding probable amidase At4g34880 yields MESTRACSFLQFLCIILVLVTFPSMLPTTLASDFSIKEATIQDLQLAFKRNQLTSRQLVEFYLNQIKIQNPVLKGVLEVNPDALAQADRADQERRTKAPGSLSGLHGIPILVKDNTATKDKLNTTAGSFALLGSVVPRDAGVVTKLREVGAIILGKATLSEWSHYRSNEAPNGWSARGGQGKNPYTLDEPCGSSSGSAISVAANLVSVSLGTETDGSILCPSSFNSVVGIKPTVGLTSRAGVVPISPRQDTVGPICRTVSDAAYVLETIAGIDTYDNATFEASKYIPKGGYAQFLKKDGLRGKRLGVVRQFYEFGGDTLLDETFKLHLKTLRQRGAVLVDNLKIDNELIGDQSEEIALNFEFKLSLNAYLKDLVTSPVKSLADVIAFNKKHPKLEKIEYGQDLMLQAEKTNGIGKSEKQALLNMTRSSQNGFEKLMKRNKLDAVVTPFSSFSSILAIGGYPGVNVPAGYEKGVPFGICFGGLKGSEPKLIEIAYSFEQATLIRKPPPLRKLEI; encoded by the exons ATGGAATCAACACGTGCCTGCTCTTTCCTCCAATTCCTTTGTATAATACTTGTACTAGTTACATTCCCTTCTATGCTTCCAACAACCTTGGCCAGTGACTTCTCAATCAAAGAGGCAACAATACAAGATCTTCAACTAGCTTTCAAAAGAAACCAATTAACATCAAGACAACTTGTTGAATTCTACCTCAACCAAATCAAAATCCAAAACCCAGTTCTCAAAGGGGTGTTGGAGGTGAACCCTGATGCATTAGCACAAGCAGATAGAGCTGACCAAGAGAGAAGGACTAAAGCACCAGGTTCTCTTTCAGGGTTGCATGGAATACCCATTTTGGTTAAGGATAACACTGCAACTAAGGATAAGTTGAACACTACTGCAGGCTCTTTTGCACTTCTTGGATCAGTGGTGCCAAGAGATGCAGGTGTTGTTACCAAGTTAAGGGAAGTTGGGGCTATCATATTGGGGAAGGCCACTTTGAGTGAGTGGTCTCATTACAGGTCTAATGAAGCTCCTAATGGTTGGAGTGCCAGAGGTGGACAAGGAAAG AATCCATACACATTGGATGAACCATGTGGATCAAGTAGTGGGTCAGCAATATCAGTAGCAGCAAATTTGGTGAGTGTGTCACTTGGTACCGAAACCGATGGCTCCATTTTATGCCCTTCAAGTTTTAACTCAGTAGTTGGAATCAAACCAACTGTTGGTCTCACTAGTAGAGCAGGTGTAGTTCCAATTAGTCCAAGACAAGATACAGTTGG GCCAATTTGCAGGACTGTATCAGATGCTGCTTATGTTCTTGAAACCATAGCAGGCATCGACACTTATGATAATGCAACATTTGAAGCATCAAAGTATATCCCAAAAGGTGGCTATGCTCAGTTTCTAAAGAAAGATGGACTACGAGGAAAGAGATTAGGAGTAGTGAGACAATTTTACGAGTTTGGAGGTGACACTTTACTGGATGAAACTTTCAAGCTACACCTAAAAACGCTAAG GCAAAGAGGTGCAGTTTTGGTTGACAATTTGAAGATTGATAATGAACTTATCGGCGATCAAAGTGAAGAGATTGCTCTGaattttgaattcaaattaTCATTGAACGCGTACCTGAAAGACTTAGTTACATCGCCAGTGAAAAGCTTGGCAGATGTGATAGCCTTCAACAAGAAACACCCAAAATTg gaGAAAATCGAGTATGGCCAAGATCTCATGCTGCAGGCTGAAAAGACAAACGGGATTGGAAAATCAGAGAAACAAGCATTATTAAATATGACAAGATCGTCACAGAATGGATTTGAGAAACTTATGAAAAGAAATAAACTCGATGCTGTGGTAACACCTTTTTCATCCTTTAGTAGCATACTTGCTATTGGAGGTTATCCTGGAGTGAATGTTCCAGCAGGATATGAAAAGGGTGTGCCATTTGGAATTTGTTTTGGAGGTTTGAAAGGGTCAGAACCTAAGTTGATTGAAATTGCTTATTCATTTGAGCAAGCAACTTTGATCAGAAAACCACCCCCCCTTCGGAAGTTGGAAATTTGA
- the LOC123914248 gene encoding probable amidase At4g34880 → MDSARVSYFFQFLSIILVLVTFPSVLPTTLASGFSVKEATVKDLQLAFKRNQLTSRQLIEFYLNQIKIQNPILKGVLEVNPDALAQADKADRERKIKAPGSLSGLHGIPILVKDNIATKDKLNTTAGSFALLGSVVPRDAGVVTKLRKAGAIILGKATLSEWSHQRSSNAPNGWNARGGQGKNPYTLDDPCGSSSGSAISVAANLVTVSLGTETDGSILCPSSTNSAVGIKPTVGLTSRAGVVPISPRQDSVGPICRTVSDAAYVLETIAGIDTYDNATIEASKYIPKGGYAQFLKKDGLRGKRLGVVRLYYNFGNDTFLHETFKLRLKTLRQRGAVLVDNLVIDNIDEILSVPSENIALNFEFKLALNAYLKDLVASPVKSLADVIAFNNKQSKLEELGKYGQDLMLEAEKTSGIGKVEKQALLNMTRWSQNGFEKLMKRNKLDAVVTPFASFSGILAIGGYPGVIVPAGYEKGMPFGFCFGGLKGSEPKLIEIAYSFEQATLIRKPPPLRKLEV, encoded by the exons ATGGACTCAGCACGTGTTAGCTATTTCTTCCAATTCCTTTCTATAATCCTTGTACTAGTTACATTCCCTTCTGTGCTACCAACAACCTTAGCCAGTGGATTCTCAGTCAAGGAAGCAACAGTGAAAGATCTTCAACTAGCTTTCAAAAGAAACCAATTAACATCAAGACAACTTATTGAGTTCTACCTCAaccaaattaaaatccaaaatccAATTCTCAAAGGGGTATTGGAAGTGAACCCGGATGCACTAGCACAAGCAGATAAAGCTGACCGAGAGAGAAAGATTAAAGCACCAGGTTCACTATCAGGGTTGCATGGAATACCCATTTTGGTGAAGGATAACATTGCAACTAAGGATAAGCTAAACACAACTGCAGGCTCTTTTGCATTACTTGGCTCAGTAGTGCCAAGAGATGCAGGTGTAGTTACCAAGTTAAGGAAAGCTGGGGCTATCATATTAGGGAAGGCCACCCTGAGTGAATGGTCACATCAGAGGTCTAGTAATGCTCCTAATGGTTGGAATGCTAGAGGTGGACAAGGAAAG AACCCTTACACATTGGATGATCCCTGTGGATCAAGTAGTGGATCAGCAATATCAGTAGCAGCAAATTTGGTGACTGTGTCACTTGGTACCGAAACCGATGGTTCCATTTTATGCCCTTCAAGTACGAACTCTGCAGTAGGCATTAAACCAACGGTTGGTCTCACTAGTAGAGCAGGTGTAGTTCCAATTAGCCCAAGGCAAGATTCAGTTGG GCCAATTTGCAGGACTGTATCAGATGCTGCTTATGTTCTTGAAACCATAGCAGGCATAGACACTTATGATAATGCAACAATTGAAGCATCAAAGTATATTCCAAAAGGTGGCTATGCTCAATTTCTAAAGAAAGACGGACTAAGAGGAAAGAGATTAGGAGTAGTGAGATTATACTACAATTTTGGAAATGACACTTTTCTGCATGAAACTTTCAAGCTACGCCTAAAAACATTAAG GCAAAGAGGTGCAGTTTTGGTTGACAATTTGGTGATTGATAACATTGATGAAATTCTCAGTGTTCCAAGTGAAAATATTgctttgaattttgaattcaaattaGCATTGAATGCATACCTGAAAGACTTAGTTGCTTCACCAGTGAAAAGTTTGGCAGATGTGATAGCCTTCAACAATAAACAGTCGAAATTG GAGGAACTTGGTAAGTATGGCCAAGATCTTATGCTGGAAGCTGAAAAGACAAGCGGAATTGGGAAAGTAGAGAAACAAGCATTATTAAATATGACAAGATGGTCACAAAATGGGTTTGAGAAACTTATGAAAAGAAATAAACTTGATGCTGTGGTAACACCTTTTGCATCTTTTAGTGGCATACTTGCTATTGGAGGTTATCCTGGAGTGATTGTTCCTGCAGGATATGAAAAGGGTATGCCATTTGGGTTTTGCTTCGGAGGTTTGAAAGGGTCGGAACCAAAGTTGATTGAAATTGCTTATTCATTTGAGCAAGCAACTCTGATCAGAAAGCCCCCTCCCCTTAGAAAATTAGAAGTTTGA